From the genome of Spinacia oleracea cultivar Varoflay chromosome 2, BTI_SOV_V1, whole genome shotgun sequence, one region includes:
- the LOC130467874 gene encoding uncharacterized protein, whose product MFLSKYTNIGSFEKLDIETPDIYVKKIMFGCEYYAKVQGQPILMRKDIIAATIINCLPNKFPYLELKEKFKDMHSDNGTPNLAKYGTWDGRWKYDSEILTTIIEAAESGFRDGKIVGSHVGDAVTEEPMGVSVNNDLEENDVAVESENVGVEAENPNLVAHEPTIEISSDSDADLESEQQVANEPNQDEDMEEDEDPEEEFDDLEI is encoded by the coding sequence atgtttctttccaagtacaccaacataggatccttcgagaaacttgatatagaaaccccagatatttacgtgaagaaaatcatgtttggatgtgaatattatgctaaagttcaagggcaacctatcttaatgagaaaggatatcatagcagctactatcattaattgcttacctaacaaatttccatacctagaactcaaggaaaagtttaaagacatgcattctgataatggaactccaaacctGGCTAAAtatgggacttgggatggtagatggaaatatgattcagaaattctgaccaccattattgaggcggcagaaagtgggtttagagacggtaaaatcgtagggagtcatgttggagatgcagttacagaagaacctatgggagtaagtgtaaataatgacctagaggaaaatgatgtagccgtGGAGagtgagaatgtaggtgttgaggcagagaatcctaacctagtggctcatgagccaaccattgaaatttctagtgattcagatgcagATCTCGAAAGTGAGCAGCAGGTGGCaaatgagcctaatcaagatgaagatatggaagaagatgaagaccctgaggaagagtttgatgatcttgagatctaa